The Cynocephalus volans isolate mCynVol1 chromosome 2, mCynVol1.pri, whole genome shotgun sequence genome window below encodes:
- the CMKLR1 gene encoding chemerin-like receptor 1 has translation MEDEDYNISAYDGEYSDGFDSIVVLEEFPTLEARVARIFLVAVYSIVCFLGILGNGLVIVIATFKMKKTVNTVWFLNLAVADFLFNVFLPIHIAYAAMDYHWIFGTAMCKISNFLLIHNMYTSVFLLTIISFDRCVSVLLPVWSQNHRSIRLAYTACVVIWVLAFFLSSPSLIFRDTANLHGKTSCFNNFSLSSASSSPWPAYPKKDDVGYSRHMLVTITRFLCGFLVPVFIITACYLTIVCKLRRNRLTKTKKPFKIIVTIIITFFLCWCPYHSLYLLELHHTAVPGSVFSLGLPLATAIAIANSCMNPILYVFMGQDFKKFKVALFSRLVNALSEDTGHSSYPSHRSFTKMSSINERTSMNERETSML, from the coding sequence ATGGAGGACGAGGATTACAACATCTCTGCCTATGATGGCGAATACTCAGACGGTTTTGACTCCATCGTGGTTTTGGAGGAATTCCCTACTCTGGAAGCCAGGGTAGCCAGGATCTTCCTGGTGGCGGTCTACAGCATTGTCTGCTTCCTCGGAATCCTGGGCAATGGCCTGGTGATCGTCATTGCCACCTTCAAGATGAAGAAGACGGTGAACACTGTATGGTTCCTCAACCTGGCTGTGGCGGATTTCCTGTTCAATGTCTTCCTTCCAATCCATATTGCTTACGCCGCCATGGACTACCACTGGATTTTTGGGACGGCCATGTGCAAGATCAGCAACTTCCTGCTCATCCATAACATGTACACCAGCGTCTTCCTGCTGACCATCATCAGCTTCGACCGCTGCGTGTCTGTGCTCCTCCCTGTCTGGTCCCAGAACCACCGCAGCATCCGGCTGGCCTACACGGCCTGTGTGGTTATCTGGGTCTTGGCTTTCTTCTTGAGTTCCCCATCCCTCATCTTCCGGGACACGGCCAATCTGCATGGGAAAACATCCTGCTTCAATAACTTCAGTCTGTCCTCAGCCAGCTCTTCCCCGTGGCCTGCCTACCCCAAGAAGGATGATGTGGGGTACAGCCGGCACATGCTGGTGACCATCACCCGTTTCCTCTGTGGCTTCCTGGTCCCGGTCTTCATCATCACGGCCTGCTACCTCACCATCGTCTGCAAGCTGCGGCGCAACCGCCTGACCAAGACCAAGAAGCCCTTCAAGATCATCGtgaccatcatcatcaccttctTCCTCTGCTGGTGCCCTTACCACTCACTCTACCTCCTGGAGCTCCACCACACTGCCGTGCCTGGCTCCGTCTTCAGCCTGGGGTTGCCCCTGGCCACTGCCATTGCCATTGCCAACAGCTGCATGAACCCCATTCTGTACGTCTTCATGGGTCAGGACTTCAAGAAGTTCAAAGTGGCCCTCTTCTCCCGCCTGGTCAATGCCCTGAGTGAGGACACGGGCCACTCCTCCTACCCCAGCCACAGGAGCTTTACCAAGATGTCTTCGATAAATGAGAGGACTTCGATGAATGAGAGAGAGACCAGCATGCTTTGA